A portion of the Gammaproteobacteria bacterium genome contains these proteins:
- a CDS encoding molybdopterin-dependent oxidoreductase — protein MSLDKMKRREFLRVMGWSGVGTTLAGCDMPSYVTLEEGKEEVVAYLAPEEYVIPGVGVWFASTCAQCGSGCGVHGRVREGRVLKLEGNPDSQVNRGRLCSAGQASLQAHYNPDRITRPRARRNGQFEDITWEQALALLEEKTGPSSGLSGARFAWMTDTVSGHQAVLVKAWMDAVGSPHHYVHEAVNDAVWRAVCRDMLGDENPRLRVDKARVILSFGADFLSTWGSPIYNSTRYAEFRTAPRGVLIQAEPKMTVTGANADLWVPVRPGAEGVLALAVAHVLVSKHHRDISNLPAAAQEQIRAYDLDNAVRITGVTGEHIVRIAGLLNERSPSLVLAGASAAGHARGYDSVAAAMLLNIVLGNVGKTIESGAGFPFPQLAAKTGGNKELLAFAAALEAKSFDVVFFKGANPVFTAPEALNLKDKLAGVPFKVAFAQFEDETTLQADLVLPLRSSLEDWGTHVPAAQPERMLISMQQPLMEPLYPDTRGFGDTLLALLKLRKVPQYAAFDDYYAYLRNAFAALPSGLKQGAVSDQQFWNRAVQKGLIEVGTGGGSLVPRVAAFTVAEPAAEGRPYTLIPSAGANLQDGRYANLPWLQELPDPISKVVWDSWAEMHPSTAARIGVKTGERVRIESENGAIEAKVYVYKGVHPDAIAVPLGQGHEAYGRYAQGRGVNPLKILGLATESRTGELAHHATRVQVTRIADKAGDTLVKLGGSEVQLGRKLVATVTADVYARTEGDA, from the coding sequence ATGAGTCTCGATAAAATGAAGCGAAGAGAGTTTCTCAGGGTGATGGGCTGGAGCGGCGTCGGCACGACCCTGGCCGGCTGCGACATGCCCAGCTACGTTACGCTGGAAGAAGGCAAGGAGGAGGTGGTCGCCTACCTCGCCCCGGAGGAATACGTCATCCCGGGCGTCGGCGTCTGGTTCGCCTCCACCTGTGCGCAGTGCGGTTCCGGCTGCGGCGTGCACGGCCGCGTGCGCGAGGGCCGCGTGCTCAAGCTGGAAGGAAATCCCGATTCGCAGGTCAACCGCGGCAGGCTCTGCTCCGCCGGCCAGGCGTCCCTGCAGGCGCACTACAATCCGGATCGCATCACGCGCCCGCGCGCGCGCAGGAACGGCCAGTTCGAGGACATCACCTGGGAACAGGCGCTGGCGCTGCTGGAGGAAAAGACCGGGCCGTCGTCCGGGCTGTCCGGCGCGCGTTTCGCCTGGATGACCGACACCGTGAGCGGCCACCAGGCCGTGCTGGTGAAGGCCTGGATGGACGCCGTGGGGTCTCCGCACCACTACGTGCACGAGGCCGTCAACGATGCAGTCTGGCGCGCGGTGTGCCGCGACATGCTGGGCGACGAGAACCCGCGCCTGCGCGTGGACAAGGCCCGCGTCATCCTCTCCTTCGGCGCGGACTTCCTGTCGACCTGGGGTTCGCCCATATATAACTCGACTCGCTATGCCGAGTTCCGCACCGCGCCGCGCGGCGTCCTGATCCAGGCCGAGCCGAAGATGACGGTGACGGGCGCCAACGCCGATCTGTGGGTGCCGGTACGTCCGGGCGCCGAGGGCGTGCTGGCGCTGGCCGTAGCGCATGTGCTGGTGAGCAAGCACCACCGCGACATCTCGAACCTCCCCGCCGCCGCGCAGGAACAGATCCGCGCCTACGACCTCGACAATGCGGTGCGCATCACCGGCGTGACCGGCGAGCACATCGTCAGAATCGCCGGCCTGCTCAACGAGCGGTCGCCGAGCCTGGTGCTGGCGGGCGCATCCGCCGCGGGCCACGCGCGCGGTTACGACAGCGTCGCAGCCGCCATGCTGCTGAACATCGTGCTCGGGAACGTGGGCAAGACGATCGAGTCCGGGGCGGGCTTCCCGTTCCCTCAGCTGGCCGCGAAGACGGGCGGCAACAAGGAGCTGCTCGCGTTTGCCGCCGCGCTCGAGGCCAAGAGTTTCGACGTGGTGTTCTTCAAGGGGGCCAACCCGGTGTTCACGGCGCCCGAGGCGCTCAATCTCAAGGACAAGCTCGCCGGCGTGCCGTTCAAGGTCGCCTTCGCGCAGTTCGAGGACGAGACCACGCTGCAGGCCGATCTGGTGCTGCCGCTCCGCTCGTCCCTGGAGGACTGGGGCACGCATGTGCCTGCCGCGCAGCCCGAGCGCATGCTGATCAGCATGCAGCAGCCCCTGATGGAACCGCTGTATCCCGACACCCGCGGCTTCGGTGACACCCTGCTTGCCCTGCTCAAGCTGCGCAAGGTGCCCCAGTACGCCGCATTCGACGACTATTACGCCTACCTGCGCAACGCCTTCGCCGCACTGCCCTCCGGCCTCAAGCAGGGGGCCGTCAGCGACCAGCAGTTCTGGAATCGCGCCGTGCAGAAGGGCCTGATCGAGGTTGGCACCGGCGGCGGCAGCCTGGTGCCGAGGGTCGCCGCCTTTACCGTGGCGGAGCCCGCCGCCGAGGGCAGGCCCTACACCCTGATCCCGAGCGCGGGCGCGAACCTGCAGGATGGCCGTTACGCCAACCTGCCCTGGCTGCAGGAACTCCCCGACCCGATCAGCAAGGTGGTATGGGACTCCTGGGCCGAGATGCACCCGTCCACGGCGGCCAGGATCGGCGTCAAGACCGGTGAGCGTGTCCGCATCGAGTCCGAGAACGGGGCGATCGAGGCGAAGGTCTATGTGTACAAGGGCGTCCATCCGGACGCCATCGCGGTGCCACTCGGCCAGGGTCACGAGGCTTACGGCCGTTATGCGCAGGGGCGCGGCGTCAATCCGCTCAAGATCCTCGGCCTTGCCACCGAGAGCAGGACCGGCGAGCTGGCGCACCACGCCACGCGCGTCCAGGTCACGCGCATCGCGGACAAGGCGGGGGACACGCTCGTCAAGCTGGGCGGCAGCGAGGTTCAGCTCGGCCGCAAGCTGGTGGCCACCGTGACCGCGGACGTGTACGCGCGTACTGAAGGAGATGCCTGA
- a CDS encoding cytochrome c3 family protein codes for MAAGFLAFVAALFLLWAPHTVSAETGVPNAVPPEETFAGADVPQPIEFPHDIHAKINGINCMYCHTYARRSKVAGIPPTSKCMGCHSVIATDKPRIQQLTEYWEKREPPRWLKVHDVPDYVHFTHEKHLKRFVFDNPDLPVEQVSEVCAFCHGDVKNMTVAKKERPLTMGFCRRCHEDNDGPFDCWKCHK; via the coding sequence TTGGCGGCGGGATTCCTGGCATTCGTCGCCGCGCTTTTCCTCCTGTGGGCCCCGCACACGGTCTCCGCGGAGACGGGAGTGCCCAACGCGGTTCCTCCGGAGGAGACCTTCGCCGGCGCGGATGTTCCGCAGCCGATCGAGTTCCCCCACGATATCCATGCCAAGATCAACGGCATCAACTGCATGTACTGCCACACCTATGCGCGCCGCAGCAAGGTGGCGGGCATACCGCCGACCAGCAAGTGCATGGGCTGTCACAGTGTGATCGCGACGGACAAGCCGCGTATCCAGCAGCTGACCGAGTACTGGGAGAAGCGCGAACCGCCGCGCTGGCTCAAGGTGCACGACGTACCCGATTACGTGCATTTCACCCATGAGAAACATCTCAAACGGTTCGTCTTCGACAACCCCGACCTGCCGGTGGAGCAGGTCTCCGAGGTCTGCGCGTTCTGTCACGGCGACGTCAAGAACATGACCGTCGCGAAGAAGGAGAGACCGCTGACCATGGGGTTCTGCAGGCGTTGTCACGAGGACAACGACGGTCCCTTCGACTGTTGGAAATGTCACAAGTGA
- a CDS encoding Nif3-like dinuclear metal center hexameric protein: MPMTLSALTDYLDRLLDAGRFADYAPNGLQVEGRAEVRRILGGVSASHALVEQALDWGADAILVHHGWFWRNEDPRVCGIKRRRLHALLCGDLSLIAYHLPLDAHAEFGNNVQLARVLDIEITGSLDTGRGESGLLLRGRLPVAVSGQQLGRHLAQRLAREPLYVAGARPLVRDVAWSTGAAQDYLEHAAAAGVDAFITGEASERTTHLARESGVHFYAAGHHATERYGVRALLEHIGAKFDVETRFVDIDNPV; this comes from the coding sequence ATGCCAATGACCTTGTCCGCGCTCACCGACTACCTGGACCGCCTGCTGGATGCCGGGCGCTTCGCTGACTACGCGCCCAACGGACTGCAGGTCGAAGGCCGCGCCGAGGTGCGCAGGATCCTCGGCGGCGTCAGCGCGAGTCATGCACTGGTCGAGCAGGCGCTCGACTGGGGCGCGGATGCGATCCTCGTCCATCACGGCTGGTTCTGGCGCAACGAGGATCCGCGCGTGTGCGGCATCAAGCGCCGTCGCCTGCACGCGCTGCTGTGCGGTGATCTGAGCCTGATCGCCTACCATCTGCCGCTTGATGCGCATGCCGAGTTCGGCAACAACGTGCAGCTCGCACGCGTGCTGGACATCGAGATCACCGGCTCGCTCGACACCGGGCGCGGCGAGAGCGGACTGTTGCTGCGCGGGCGCCTGCCCGTCGCCGTGAGCGGCCAGCAGCTTGGCCGCCATCTCGCGCAGCGTCTGGCGCGCGAGCCGCTGTACGTGGCGGGCGCCCGCCCGCTTGTGCGCGACGTTGCATGGAGCACCGGCGCCGCGCAGGATTATCTCGAGCATGCCGCTGCCGCGGGCGTGGACGCATTCATCACCGGCGAGGCCTCCGAGCGCACCACGCATCTGGCGCGCGAAAGCGGCGTGCATTTCTACGCCGCGGGACATCATGCGACGGAGCGCTACGGAGTGCGCGCGCTGCTCGAGCACATCGGCGCGAAATTCGACGTCGAGACGCGTTTCGTCGATATCGACAATCCGGTCTAG
- a CDS encoding Do family serine endopeptidase → MQIRRLLPYLSQGVIVGLAVGLIAVLVMTDTFTKRPVVEFKESTQAEPLAVPQATVSYAGAVGKAAPAVVNIHTSKTVTRQISPLLDDPFFRRFFNAPAVPRQQQQTSLGSGVIVSADGYVLTNYHVIDGSDEILVALHDGRTAPARIIGTDPESDLAVLRIDLNDLSVITLGDSNALQVGDVVLAIGNPFGVGQTVTQGIVSATGRSQLGISTFENFIQTDAAINPGNSGGALINPYGQLIGINTAIFSRSGGSQGIGFAIPTSLAKSVMTQIIEHGEAIRGWLGVEIQTLTPALAESFGLRDGRGLIIAGVLADGPAAAAGLEAGDIITEIDGTPVTDASVGLNMIAQTEPGSTITLQGLRQGEPFTRKVAVSKRPAPAR, encoded by the coding sequence ATGCAGATCCGCCGGCTCCTGCCCTATCTCAGTCAAGGCGTCATCGTCGGCCTGGCCGTCGGCCTGATCGCGGTCCTGGTCATGACGGACACGTTCACCAAGCGTCCGGTGGTCGAATTCAAGGAGTCGACACAGGCCGAACCCCTGGCGGTCCCGCAGGCCACCGTATCCTACGCCGGCGCTGTCGGCAAGGCCGCCCCGGCAGTGGTCAACATCCACACCAGCAAAACGGTCACGCGGCAGATCAGCCCGCTGCTCGACGACCCGTTTTTCCGGCGCTTCTTCAACGCGCCGGCCGTGCCGCGCCAACAGCAGCAGACCAGCCTGGGCTCGGGCGTGATCGTCAGCGCGGACGGTTATGTGCTCACCAACTACCACGTCATCGACGGTTCGGACGAGATCCTGGTGGCGCTCCACGACGGCCGCACGGCGCCGGCGCGCATCATCGGCACCGATCCTGAAAGCGATCTCGCCGTGCTCAGGATCGATCTGAACGACCTGTCCGTGATCACGCTCGGCGATTCGAATGCGCTGCAGGTCGGCGACGTGGTGCTCGCGATCGGCAACCCCTTCGGCGTCGGCCAGACCGTCACCCAGGGAATTGTCAGCGCCACCGGCCGCAGCCAGCTCGGCATCTCGACCTTCGAAAACTTCATCCAGACGGACGCGGCGATCAACCCGGGCAACTCCGGGGGGGCGCTCATCAACCCCTACGGCCAGCTGATCGGCATCAATACCGCGATCTTTTCCCGCAGCGGCGGCTCCCAGGGGATCGGATTCGCGATCCCGACCAGCCTGGCGAAGAGCGTCATGACGCAGATCATCGAGCACGGGGAGGCGATCCGCGGCTGGCTCGGGGTGGAGATCCAGACCCTGACGCCGGCGCTGGCGGAATCCTTCGGGCTGCGCGACGGGCGGGGCCTGATCATCGCCGGCGTGCTTGCCGACGGACCGGCCGCGGCGGCCGGGCTGGAGGCGGGCGACATCATCACCGAGATCGACGGCACGCCGGTGACGGACGCCAGCGTCGGGCTGAACATGATCGCGCAGACCGAACCGGGCAGTACGATCACCCTGCAGGGGCTGCGCCAGGGGGAGCCGTTCACCCGCAAGGTGGCCGTCAGCAAGCGCCCGGCGCCGGCGCGCTAG
- the tatC gene encoding twin-arginine translocase subunit TatC, with the protein MAAPEKYPPEAEMPLFGHLIELRTRLMRILIGVGVVFLAMVPFANPIYTTVAQPLMERLPQGATMISTQVVGAFMVPLKFTLVLAFFVAIPLVLYQVWGFVAPGLYKSERRLIFPLLVSSTLLFYAGMAFAYYIVMPMVFTFMVGTTPEGVTMMTDIGSYLSFILLLFFAFGLAFEVPVATILLVWTGLVTPEGLKSKRSYIIVGCFVVAAVITPPDALSQIMLAVPMWLLFEVGLLLSRAYVRKEPEEDEPAQDKGAD; encoded by the coding sequence ATGGCAGCGCCTGAGAAGTACCCGCCCGAGGCGGAGATGCCGCTGTTCGGTCATCTGATCGAGCTGCGCACGCGCCTGATGCGCATCCTGATCGGCGTCGGCGTCGTCTTCCTGGCGATGGTGCCGTTCGCCAACCCGATCTACACCACGGTGGCGCAGCCGCTCATGGAGCGCCTGCCGCAGGGCGCCACCATGATCTCCACCCAGGTCGTCGGCGCCTTCATGGTGCCGCTCAAGTTCACCCTGGTGCTCGCGTTTTTCGTCGCCATACCGCTCGTGCTGTACCAGGTATGGGGCTTCGTGGCACCCGGGCTATACAAGAGCGAACGGCGGCTGATCTTCCCGCTGCTGGTCTCGAGCACGCTGCTGTTCTACGCCGGCATGGCGTTCGCGTACTACATCGTGATGCCGATGGTGTTCACTTTCATGGTGGGCACCACGCCGGAGGGCGTCACCATGATGACCGACATCGGCAGTTACCTGAGCTTCATCCTGCTGCTGTTCTTCGCCTTCGGCCTCGCCTTCGAGGTGCCGGTGGCGACCATCCTGCTGGTGTGGACCGGCCTGGTGACGCCGGAAGGGCTGAAGTCCAAGCGGTCCTACATCATCGTGGGATGCTTCGTCGTGGCGGCGGTGATCACGCCGCCGGACGCGCTGTCCCAGATCATGCTGGCGGTGCCGATGTGGCTGCTGTTCGAGGTCGGGCTGCTGCTCTCGCGCGCCTATGTGCGCAAGGAACCGGAGGAGGACGAGCCGGCGCAGGACAAGGGCGCGGACTGA
- the tatB gene encoding twin-arginine translocase subunit TatB: MFDIGFSEILIIAVVAILVVGPKEFPALVRTIGRWLGKARSVASEVRNEFNQELARTEELARRIERETEIAELHKVIDETKATIPINAPVGGAPAAGGEKTNPSGPAPSGGGKTDGSA, translated from the coding sequence ATGTTCGACATAGGGTTCAGTGAAATTCTCATCATCGCCGTGGTGGCGATCCTGGTCGTCGGGCCGAAGGAGTTCCCGGCGCTCGTGCGCACCATCGGCCGCTGGCTGGGCAAGGCACGGTCGGTCGCCAGCGAGGTGCGGAACGAGTTTAATCAGGAACTGGCCAGGACCGAGGAACTCGCCCGCCGGATCGAGCGCGAGACCGAGATCGCCGAGCTCCACAAGGTGATCGACGAGACCAAGGCCACCATACCGATCAACGCCCCGGTGGGCGGCGCACCGGCCGCCGGCGGGGAGAAGACGAACCCCTCAGGGCCCGCGCCGTCCGGCGGGGGCAAGACCGATGGCAGCGCCTGA
- the tatA gene encoding Sec-independent protein translocase subunit TatA, with translation MGFSIWHLLVVLVIVLLLFGTKKLASIGKDMGGAVKGFRDAMRNPNEAEEEGDEAKEAPRLKQADAPKAGEGKTESREKNQV, from the coding sequence ATGGGATTCAGTATCTGGCATTTGTTGGTGGTGTTGGTGATTGTTCTTCTGCTGTTCGGGACCAAGAAGCTCGCCTCGATCGGCAAGGACATGGGCGGCGCGGTGAAGGGATTCCGCGATGCCATGCGCAATCCGAACGAGGCGGAGGAGGAGGGCGATGAGGCGAAGGAGGCCCCGCGCCTCAAGCAGGCCGATGCACCCAAGGCGGGCGAGGGCAAGACCGAGTCACGGGAAAAGAACCAGGTCTAG
- a CDS encoding phosphoribosyl-ATP diphosphatase: MDTILADLARVLEQRKQGDPETSYVARLYNKGLPAILKKVGEEATEVVLAGQSEGDEALVREVADLWFHTLILLAHRGLGPQDVLAELGRRSGTSGIEEKNGRAGQ; this comes from the coding sequence ATGGATACCATACTTGCAGATCTGGCGCGCGTCCTCGAGCAGCGCAAGCAGGGGGACCCGGAGACATCCTACGTAGCCCGGCTCTATAATAAGGGCCTTCCCGCCATCCTGAAAAAGGTCGGCGAGGAGGCCACCGAGGTGGTGCTGGCAGGCCAGTCCGAGGGGGATGAGGCGCTGGTGCGCGAGGTGGCGGACCTGTGGTTTCATACCCTGATCCTGCTCGCGCATCGCGGGCTGGGGCCGCAGGATGTGCTGGCCGAGCTCGGCCGGCGCAGCGGAACCTCCGGTATCGAGGAGAAGAACGGTCGGGCCGGACAGTAA
- the hisI gene encoding phosphoribosyl-AMP cyclohydrolase has translation MQAGTDWLAEVKWTGDGLVPAIVQDFTSGRVLMVAWMNRAALEETAATGRAVFWSRSRRSLWRKGEQSGHVQRVRELRLDCDGDTVLLQVEQEGGIACHTGRQSCFFRRLRDGRWETVDPVLKNPTDIYGDTGR, from the coding sequence ATGCAGGCGGGAACGGACTGGCTGGCGGAGGTGAAATGGACAGGGGACGGCCTGGTGCCGGCCATCGTGCAGGATTTCACCAGCGGCCGCGTGCTGATGGTCGCCTGGATGAACCGCGCGGCCCTGGAGGAAACCGCCGCCACCGGGCGCGCGGTGTTCTGGTCCCGTTCGCGCCGCAGCCTGTGGCGAAAGGGCGAGCAGTCGGGCCATGTCCAGCGCGTGCGCGAGCTGCGCCTGGACTGTGACGGCGACACGGTCCTGCTCCAGGTGGAGCAGGAGGGCGGCATTGCCTGCCATACCGGGCGCCAGAGCTGCTTTTTCCGCCGCCTCAGGGACGGCCGCTGGGAAACGGTCGATCCGGTATTGAAGAATCCCACCGATATATATGGTGATACGGGCCGTTGA